The following DNA comes from Williamwhitmania taraxaci.
TGGACGTGCAGTAATCCTGCCAAAGTGAAACCTTTTTCAACCCGTGTATGGGCGTTCCGGTAAGCATAGTAAAGGTCTTGCCGCACGTTTTGCACTTGGAGCGCTGCCTCCCATTGAACATGCTGTGCTTAATGATCATGCTGCTCGAGCAGTGGGGGCAGACTTTCGCCTCCCCCAGCTGAGCCGTAAGTGATGCATCCGTATTTTTCAGCTCCCGCATTACCGTAACGCGCTCTTGTTCTGTCAACTGTTTTGCGAGTTCTCGGATTTGTTCAATTATTGTCATATCATAGAGACTTTCCACTAAGATAAGCAAATTTTTGCAACAACATTATCACTGAATAGAGCCATTAGCTAAAACTTGCCGTAAGCGATCCCTATCGGTTTGAATGATAAAATCCATTTCGGATACCCCCTGAGAGTAAGAAAGGTTTAGGTGATCGACACCCATACGATCCTTTTCATTGTTAAAGAAAACGAAGAGATCGGCCATTAGCTGGTTTACTGCACATGGGCGGGGATGAAGAACAAGTTGATTTGCCTCAATTTTAGAAATATCTAGAATGTCGGTAATTAGCATTAGTAAATTTCTACTATTAGCATTAATAATATCCACATATGTCTTTCGCTTTGAGGGCGATAACCGATCGACATCCTTTAGCAAATTCGCAAAGCCAACTATTCCATTCATGGGTGATCGAATCTCATGGCTCATATTAGATAAAAACAAGCTCTTTAGCCGATTTGCCTCCTCGGCCTTGCGCTTGGCTTCCACAAGCCCATGTTGACTATCGCTCAATGCTGCCACCAATGCTTCTTCCCGCTTAAGTCTATATCGTTTCCGCCGATTCCCTATAACAAGGGAAAAGATAACAGCAAGAAGCATGAAAAACAAGGCGGCAAGGGCGCTAAATAGGAGGCGATTTTGCTTAACAAACGCAAAAGGAAGATTAATTATAATAGAATCGCGAGGTAGATCGCTTCGCTTAATCGAGGTATTTTTCAAAACGCGATAGTCGAAAAAATTA
Coding sequences within:
- a CDS encoding IS1 family transposase, translated to MTIIEQIRELAKQLTEQERVTVMRELKNTDASLTAQLGEAKVCPHCSSSMIIKHSMFNGRQRSKCKTCGKTFTMLTGTPIHGLKKVSLWQDYCTS